From one Pseudomonas sp. B21-048 genomic stretch:
- a CDS encoding flavohemoglobin expression-modulating QEGLA motif protein, whose protein sequence is MDEYQQTIRILSDRIVLAQTPIRVLDAVKWDDSIRKGFLKGKGKEMPAVDRDYYLNRPLAFDSSRVKLEFQNIERDITRQLGQFNPVGQIMRRMCKEYRMVVRMLEARGTEDFGLISQELYGAASDAFHAGDPTLADLGLMLSDYLNNIDGRGDLKDEPKLLTAKEAVDLLQHRLNKVFGENEETIRVFESDGIVADAAAGADYIKIRADAMFNDRDVRALEVHEGLVHVGTTLNGLNQPICTFLSKGPPSSTVTQEGLAILMEIITFASYPSRLRKLTNRTRAIHMVEEGADFLQIYDFFCEQGFEMAESYGNASRVFRGSVPTGLPFTKDLSYLKGFIMVYNYIQLAVRKGKLEQIPLLFCGKTTLEDMRTLRQLVDEGLVVPPKYLPDQFRDMNALSAWMCFSNFLNHLSLDRIEADYSNIL, encoded by the coding sequence GTGGACGAATACCAGCAGACGATACGCATTTTGTCCGATCGCATAGTGCTGGCGCAGACGCCGATTCGCGTTCTGGATGCGGTCAAGTGGGATGACAGCATTCGCAAGGGGTTCCTCAAAGGCAAGGGCAAGGAAATGCCGGCCGTGGACCGCGACTATTACCTCAATCGACCGCTGGCATTTGATTCCAGCAGAGTGAAGCTGGAATTCCAGAACATCGAGCGCGACATCACCCGCCAGCTCGGCCAGTTCAACCCGGTCGGCCAGATCATGCGCCGCATGTGCAAGGAATACCGGATGGTGGTGCGCATGCTCGAAGCGCGCGGCACCGAGGATTTCGGGCTGATTTCCCAGGAATTGTATGGCGCGGCGTCCGATGCGTTTCACGCCGGTGACCCGACCCTGGCCGACCTGGGCCTGATGCTCTCCGATTACCTGAACAACATCGATGGCCGTGGCGACCTCAAGGACGAACCGAAACTTCTCACCGCCAAGGAAGCCGTCGACCTGCTGCAACATCGGTTGAACAAGGTGTTTGGCGAAAACGAGGAAACCATTCGGGTATTCGAATCCGACGGGATCGTCGCCGATGCCGCAGCCGGCGCCGACTACATCAAGATCCGCGCCGACGCGATGTTCAACGACCGTGATGTGCGTGCGCTGGAAGTCCACGAAGGGCTGGTGCATGTGGGCACCACGCTCAACGGCCTGAATCAGCCAATCTGCACCTTCCTGTCCAAAGGCCCGCCGTCGTCCACCGTGACCCAGGAAGGCCTGGCGATCCTGATGGAAATCATCACCTTCGCCTCCTACCCGAGCCGCCTGCGCAAACTGACCAACCGCACCCGTGCCATTCATATGGTGGAGGAGGGCGCGGACTTCTTGCAGATCTACGATTTCTTCTGTGAGCAAGGTTTCGAAATGGCCGAAAGCTATGGTAATGCCAGTCGGGTTTTCCGCGGCTCGGTACCGACCGGTCTGCCATTCACCAAAGACTTGTCCTACCTCAAGGGCTTTATCATGGTTTACAACTACATTCAGTTGGCCGTGCGTAAAGGCAAGCTGGAGCAGATACCGCTATTGTTTTGTGGCAAGACCACGCTGGAAGACATGCGGACCTTGCGCCAATTGGTGGACGAAGGCCTGGTGGTGCCGCCCAAGTACCTGCCCGACCAATTCCGTGACATGAACGCGCTGTCGGCCTGGATGTGCTTCTCCAACTTCCTCAACCACCTGAGCCTGGACCGGATCGAAGCGGATTATTCCAATATCCTGTAA
- a CDS encoding alpha/beta hydrolase, producing MRILGIFCLLLTLGGCDSLLFYPEPGQPFTPAKAKLEFRDVTLTTADGLKLHGWWLPAKKGVEVKGTVLHLHGNGGNLAWHLGGSWWLPEQGYQVLLVDYRGYGWSEGKAALPAIYQDIDAAFKWLDQAPEVKGKPLILLGQSLGGSMAVHFLAQHPERQRQLKAFVLDGVPASYRDVGRFALSTSWMTWPFQVPLSWLVPDGDSAIHSMKQLNDVPKLIYHSIDDQLVPLSNGIRLYQAAPPPRVLQLTRGGHVQTFADPAWRKVMLRYLEDPQHFDGLRRLGEVPNYPAPPNSEDEPPESPQ from the coding sequence ATGAGAATCCTCGGCATCTTTTGCCTGCTCCTGACCCTCGGCGGTTGCGACTCTCTGCTGTTCTACCCCGAGCCCGGTCAGCCGTTCACCCCGGCAAAAGCCAAACTCGAGTTCCGCGACGTCACCCTGACTACTGCCGATGGCCTCAAGCTGCATGGCTGGTGGCTGCCGGCGAAAAAAGGTGTCGAGGTCAAAGGCACGGTGCTGCATCTGCACGGCAACGGCGGCAACCTGGCGTGGCATCTGGGTGGGAGCTGGTGGTTGCCGGAGCAGGGCTATCAAGTGCTGTTGGTGGACTATCGCGGGTACGGTTGGTCCGAAGGTAAAGCCGCGTTGCCGGCGATCTATCAGGACATCGATGCCGCGTTCAAATGGCTCGACCAGGCCCCAGAGGTCAAGGGCAAGCCGCTGATCCTTCTCGGTCAGAGCCTTGGCGGTTCGATGGCCGTGCATTTCCTGGCCCAGCATCCCGAGCGCCAGCGGCAACTCAAGGCGTTTGTGCTCGATGGTGTGCCTGCCAGTTACCGCGATGTCGGGCGTTTTGCCCTGAGCACGTCATGGATGACCTGGCCGTTTCAGGTGCCGTTGTCCTGGTTGGTCCCGGACGGTGACAGCGCGATCCATTCCATGAAGCAGCTCAACGACGTACCGAAACTGATCTATCACAGTATCGATGATCAACTGGTGCCCCTTTCCAATGGCATCCGTCTGTATCAAGCTGCGCCGCCGCCGCGAGTGCTGCAACTGACCCGGGGCGGTCATGTGCAAACCTTCGCCGACCCGGCCTGGCGAAAGGTCATGCTGCGCTACCTCGAAGACCCGCAGCATTTCGACGGCCTGCGTCGCCTGGGTGAAGTCCCCAATTACCCGGCACCCCCGAATTCTGAAGATGAGCCACCAGAGAGTCCGCAATGA
- a CDS encoding OmpA family protein: MRNQLIIPALLAVSVALAACSTPPNANLEQARTNYAGLQANPQASKVAALETKDASEYLDKADKAYLDREDQAKVDQLAYLTNQRVEVAKQTIALRTAENNLKNAAAQRAQARLDARDQQIKQLQDSLNAKQTDRGTLVTFGDVLFATDKADLKSNGLVNINKLAQFLQENPDRKVIVEGYTDSTGSASYNQSLSERRATSVQVALVKMGVDPARIVVQGYGKEYPVAENSSISGRAMNRRVEVTISNDNQPVVPRSSISAK, translated from the coding sequence ATGCGCAATCAATTGATAATCCCCGCCCTCCTGGCCGTCAGCGTTGCACTGGCTGCCTGCTCCACACCGCCCAACGCGAATCTGGAGCAAGCCCGTACTAACTACGCCGGCCTGCAAGCCAACCCGCAAGCCAGCAAAGTCGCGGCGCTGGAAACCAAAGATGCCAGCGAATACCTGGACAAGGCCGACAAGGCTTACCTGGACCGGGAAGACCAGGCCAAGGTCGACCAACTGGCTTACCTGACCAATCAGCGTGTTGAAGTGGCCAAACAGACCATCGCCCTGCGCACCGCTGAAAACAACCTGAAAAATGCCGCGGCACAACGGGCCCAGGCTCGTCTGGATGCCCGCGACCAGCAGATCAAACAACTGCAAGACAGCCTGAATGCCAAACAGACCGATCGCGGCACGCTGGTGACGTTTGGTGATGTGCTGTTCGCCACCGACAAGGCCGACCTGAAGTCCAACGGCCTGGTGAATATCAACAAACTGGCGCAGTTCCTTCAGGAAAACCCGGACCGCAAAGTGATTGTCGAAGGCTACACCGACAGCACCGGTTCGGCGTCGTATAACCAGTCGCTGTCCGAGCGGCGTGCGACCTCGGTGCAAGTGGCCCTGGTCAAGATGGGGGTAGACCCGGCACGCATCGTGGTCCAGGGGTATGGCAAGGAATACCCGGTTGCGGAGAACTCCAGCATTTCGGGCCGTGCGATGAACCGTCGGGTGGAAGTGACGATTTCCAATGACAACCAGCCTGTTGTCCCGCGCTCGTCGATCAGCGCCAAGTAA
- a CDS encoding DUF4398 domain-containing protein produces the protein MELKTMKTSTAPSSFTHLRSLKLAALAIGSSFVLAGCAGNPPSEQYAVTQSAVNNAVSAGGTEFAAVEMKAAQDKLKQAEIAMHDKQYDEARMLAEQAEWDARVAERKAQAMKAEQAVKDAQKGVQELRQESQRTVQ, from the coding sequence ATGGAGTTGAAGACCATGAAGACCAGCACTGCCCCATCCTCGTTCACCCATCTGCGCAGTCTCAAACTGGCCGCCCTGGCCATAGGCAGCAGCTTCGTTCTGGCCGGTTGCGCCGGCAATCCGCCGAGCGAGCAATATGCGGTGACCCAATCTGCCGTGAACAACGCCGTCAGCGCCGGTGGTACCGAATTCGCCGCCGTAGAAATGAAGGCCGCTCAAGACAAACTCAAGCAAGCCGAAATCGCCATGCACGACAAACAGTATGACGAAGCCAGAATGCTGGCCGAGCAAGCCGAGTGGGACGCGCGCGTCGCCGAGCGCAAGGCCCAGGCGATGAAAGCCGAACAGGCTGTGAAGGACGCCCAGAAAGGTGTTCAGGAACTGCGTCAGGAAAGCCAGCGCACCGTGCAATAA
- the ppc gene encoding phosphoenolpyruvate carboxylase yields the protein MTDIDARLREDVHLLGELLGNTIREQYGDDFLDKIEQIRKGAKADRRGSMDAELSASLNQLSEDELLPVARAFNQFLNLANIAEQYQLIHRREESQPAPFEARVLPELLARLLTAGHDAESLARQLGRLEIELVLTAHPTEVARRTLIQKYDAIAAQLAAQDHRDLITAEREQIKVKLQRLIAEAWHTEEIRRTRPTPVDEAKWGFAVIEHSLWQAIPNYLRKADQALHAATGLHLPLEAAPIRFASWMGGDRDGNPNVTAAVTREVLLLARWMAADLYLRDVDHLAAELSMQQASDALKAKAGDSAEPYRAVLKQLRERLRATRNWAHVSLTATTPASADVLQNNRDLLDPLELCYHSLHECGMGVIADGPLLDCLRRAVTFGLFLVRLDVRQDSSRHTAAMTEITDYLGLGRYEDWSEEERIAFLMRELNNRRPLLPAYFKPSADTAEVLATCREVAAAPAASLGSYVISMAGAASDVLAVQLLLKESGVLRPMRVVPLFETLADLDNAGPVIEKLLLLPGYRSRLQGPQEVMIGYSDSAKDAGTTAAAWAQYRAQERLVDICREQQVELLLFHGRGGTVGRGGGPAHAAILSQPPGSVAGRFRTTEQGEMIRFKFGLPDIAEQNLNLYLAAVLEATLLPPPPPEPAWRHLMDELAADGVKAYRAVVRENPQFVEYFRQSTPEQELGRLPLGSRPAKRRAGGIESLRAIPWIFGWTQTRLMLPAWLGWEAALSKALERGEGALLGQMREQWPFFRTRIDMLEMVLAKADADIAQSYDERLVEPDLLPLGAHLRDLLSQACAVVLGLTGQSQLLAHSPATLEFIRLRNTYLDPLHLLQAELLARSRLRDVAQGSPVEQALLVSVAGIAAGLRNTG from the coding sequence ATGACCGATATTGATGCACGCTTACGCGAGGACGTTCACCTGTTGGGCGAACTGTTGGGCAACACCATTCGTGAACAGTACGGGGACGACTTTCTCGACAAGATCGAGCAGATCCGCAAAGGCGCCAAGGCTGATCGTCGCGGTTCGATGGACGCCGAACTCAGCGCCAGCCTCAACCAGTTGAGCGAAGACGAATTGCTGCCGGTGGCGCGGGCGTTCAACCAGTTCCTCAACCTGGCCAATATCGCCGAGCAATATCAGCTGATTCATCGTCGCGAAGAGTCGCAGCCCGCACCGTTCGAGGCCCGGGTGTTGCCGGAACTGCTCGCCCGCCTGCTGACGGCGGGGCATGACGCCGAGTCCCTGGCGCGGCAATTGGGGCGGCTGGAAATCGAGCTGGTATTGACCGCGCACCCGACCGAAGTGGCGCGTCGCACGCTGATCCAGAAGTACGATGCGATCGCCGCGCAACTGGCCGCCCAGGATCACCGTGACCTGATCACCGCCGAGCGTGAGCAGATCAAAGTGAAGTTGCAGCGCCTGATCGCCGAAGCCTGGCACACCGAGGAAATCCGCCGCACTCGCCCGACACCCGTGGACGAAGCCAAGTGGGGTTTTGCGGTGATCGAGCATTCGCTGTGGCAGGCGATTCCCAATTATTTGCGCAAGGCCGATCAAGCCCTGCATGCCGCCACCGGCCTGCACCTGCCACTGGAAGCCGCACCGATTCGCTTTGCCTCATGGATGGGCGGCGACCGCGACGGCAACCCCAACGTCACCGCCGCCGTGACCCGCGAGGTGTTGCTGTTGGCGCGCTGGATGGCCGCTGATTTGTATCTGCGCGATGTTGATCACCTCGCTGCCGAGTTGTCGATGCAGCAAGCCAGTGACGCACTGAAGGCCAAGGCCGGTGACAGCGCCGAGCCTTACCGCGCAGTGCTCAAACAATTGCGTGAACGCCTGCGCGCGACCCGTAATTGGGCCCATGTCTCCTTGACGGCAACCACGCCCGCGTCGGCCGATGTGCTGCAAAATAATCGCGACCTGCTGGACCCGTTGGAGCTGTGCTATCACTCGCTGCATGAATGTGGCATGGGCGTCATCGCCGACGGTCCGCTGCTCGATTGCCTGCGCCGCGCGGTGACGTTCGGGCTGTTTCTGGTGCGCCTCGATGTGCGCCAGGACTCTTCGCGCCATACGGCAGCCATGACCGAAATCACCGATTACCTCGGCCTGGGCCGTTATGAAGACTGGAGTGAAGAGGAACGCATTGCCTTCCTGATGCGCGAGCTGAACAATCGCCGGCCATTGCTGCCAGCATACTTCAAGCCATCTGCCGACACCGCCGAAGTGCTGGCGACGTGTCGGGAAGTCGCCGCGGCACCGGCGGCGTCCCTCGGCTCGTATGTGATTTCCATGGCCGGCGCCGCTTCCGACGTGTTGGCCGTGCAACTGCTGCTCAAAGAGTCCGGCGTATTGCGGCCGATGCGCGTGGTGCCGCTGTTCGAAACCCTCGCCGACCTCGATAACGCCGGCCCGGTGATTGAAAAACTCTTGCTGCTGCCGGGCTATCGCTCACGCCTGCAAGGGCCGCAGGAAGTGATGATCGGTTATTCCGACTCGGCCAAGGACGCTGGCACCACCGCAGCGGCCTGGGCGCAGTATCGGGCGCAGGAGCGCTTGGTCGACATCTGCCGCGAGCAACAAGTCGAGCTGCTGTTGTTCCACGGTCGCGGTGGCACCGTGGGCCGTGGGGGCGGTCCGGCGCACGCGGCGATTCTGTCGCAGCCGCCGGGGTCGGTGGCGGGGCGTTTCCGCACCACCGAGCAGGGAGAAATGATTCGTTTCAAATTCGGCCTGCCGGACATCGCCGAGCAAAACCTCAATCTGTACCTGGCGGCGGTGCTGGAAGCGACCTTGTTGCCACCGCCTCCGCCTGAGCCTGCCTGGCGGCATTTGATGGACGAATTGGCCGCCGATGGCGTCAAGGCTTACCGCGCCGTGGTACGGGAAAATCCGCAGTTCGTTGAGTATTTTCGCCAGTCCACCCCGGAGCAAGAGTTGGGGCGTTTGCCTTTGGGCAGCCGCCCGGCCAAGCGCCGCGCTGGCGGAATTGAAAGCCTGCGTGCCATTCCATGGATCTTCGGCTGGACCCAGACGCGTCTGATGCTGCCGGCCTGGCTTGGCTGGGAAGCGGCATTGAGCAAGGCGCTGGAGCGCGGTGAAGGGGCGTTGTTGGGGCAGATGCGCGAGCAGTGGCCGTTCTTCCGTACCCGCATCGATATGCTGGAAATGGTGTTGGCCAAGGCCGACGCCGATATCGCCCAGTCTTACGACGAGCGTCTGGTCGAGCCGGATCTGCTCCCTTTGGGTGCGCATTTACGCGACCTATTGTCGCAGGCCTGTGCGGTGGTCTTGGGGTTGACCGGTCAGTCGCAGCTACTGGCACATAGCCCTGCCACCCTGGAATTCATCCGCCTGCGCAACACTTACCTCGACCCGCTGCATCTATTGCAGGCCGAACTGTTGGCGCGTTCCCGGCTGCGGGACGTGGCTCAGGGCAGCCCGGTAGAACAGGCGTTGCTGGTGTCTGTGGCGGGGATTGCCGCCGGTTTGCGAAATACCGGCTAA
- the adk gene encoding adenylate kinase, with product MRVILLGAPGAGKGTQAKFITEKFGIPQISTGDMLRAAVKAGTELGVKAKGIMDAGGLVSDDLIIALVKDRIAQPDCANGFLFDGFPRTIPQAEALVEAGVELDNVVEIAVDDEEIVQRIAGRRVHEASGRVYHTVYNPPKIAGKDDITGEELVQRKDDTEETVRHRLSVYHSQTKPLVEFYQGLAADKGKPKYSHIPGVGSVEAITGKVLEALS from the coding sequence ATGCGCGTCATTCTGCTGGGAGCTCCCGGGGCCGGTAAAGGTACTCAGGCTAAGTTCATCACCGAGAAATTCGGCATTCCACAAATCTCCACCGGCGACATGCTGCGTGCTGCTGTAAAAGCCGGTACCGAGCTGGGTGTTAAAGCCAAAGGCATCATGGATGCCGGTGGTCTGGTCTCCGATGATCTGATCATCGCCCTGGTCAAGGACCGTATCGCGCAGCCTGACTGTGCCAACGGTTTCCTGTTCGACGGTTTCCCGCGCACCATTCCGCAAGCTGAAGCGCTGGTAGAAGCTGGCGTGGAGCTGGACAACGTGGTCGAAATCGCCGTCGATGACGAAGAAATCGTTCAGCGTATCGCCGGTCGTCGCGTTCACGAGGCCAGCGGCCGCGTGTACCACACCGTCTACAACCCGCCAAAAATTGCCGGCAAAGACGACATCACCGGCGAAGAGCTGGTGCAGCGCAAGGACGACACCGAAGAAACCGTGCGTCATCGCCTGTCCGTCTACCACTCCCAGACCAAACCACTGGTGGAGTTCTACCAAGGTCTGGCCGCTGATAAGGGCAAACCGAAATACAGCCATATCCCGGGTGTTGGCTCGGTTGAAGCGATCACTGGCAAGGTGCTTGAAGCACTGAGCTGA
- the tsaB gene encoding tRNA (adenosine(37)-N6)-threonylcarbamoyltransferase complex dimerization subunit type 1 TsaB, translating into MSTLLALDTATEACSVALLHDGKVTSHYEVIPRLHAQKLLPMIQQLLADAGTTLQAVDAIAFGRGPGAFTGVRIAIGVVQGLAFALDRPVLPVSNLAVLAQRAYREHGVSQVAAAIDARMDEVYWGCYRETAGEMRLVGNEAVLPPEAAALPADASGEWFGAGTGWGYSERIAVNLSGQDAGMLPHAEDLLTLARFAWERGEAIVADEAQPVYLRDKVATPKAR; encoded by the coding sequence ATGAGCACCTTGCTGGCCCTGGACACCGCGACTGAAGCTTGCTCCGTTGCCTTGCTGCATGACGGCAAAGTCACGAGTCATTACGAGGTGATCCCGCGCCTGCATGCGCAGAAGCTGCTGCCGATGATCCAGCAACTGCTGGCCGATGCCGGCACCACGCTGCAAGCGGTCGATGCCATTGCGTTCGGCCGTGGGCCGGGCGCGTTCACCGGTGTGCGGATCGCCATTGGCGTTGTGCAAGGTCTGGCATTTGCGTTGGATCGTCCGGTGTTGCCGGTCTCCAATCTCGCCGTACTCGCCCAGCGGGCTTATCGCGAACACGGCGTCAGCCAGGTCGCAGCGGCCATCGATGCGCGCATGGATGAGGTGTATTGGGGTTGCTACCGCGAAACGGCGGGGGAGATGCGGTTGGTGGGCAACGAAGCTGTATTGCCACCGGAAGCCGCTGCGTTGCCGGCCGATGCCAGTGGCGAGTGGTTCGGCGCGGGCACCGGTTGGGGATATTCCGAGCGCATTGCCGTCAACCTGAGCGGGCAGGATGCGGGCATGCTGCCCCACGCCGAAGACCTGTTGACCCTGGCGCGTTTCGCCTGGGAACGCGGTGAAGCGATCGTGGCTGATGAGGCGCAGCCGGTGTATCTGCGCGATAAAGTTGCGACCCCGAAAGCGCGTTAA
- a CDS encoding IS256 family transposase, whose product MTEPKRTKRVKPDPELVKLADSLLTNYRKPEDLIGENGLLKQLTKMLVERALEAEMTEHLGHDKSAAVTNAEGNARNGHSGKTLKGDFGELPLEIPRDRQGMFEPQLVSKHQTRWTGFDDKVISLYARGMTVREIQGHLQEMYGTEVSPSLISAITDAVSEEVKVWQSRPLDELYPILYLDCIHVKVRDSGAVRTKAVYLAIGVNMDGRKEVLGLWIAQTEGAKFWLQVVTELKTRGVKDIFIACVDGLKGFPEAIEVVYPQASVQLCIVHMVRNSLKFVSWKHQREAAADLKLIYRSTTVEMAEQKLTDFEAKWDDRYPLISQSWRKNWARVIPLFDYPPEIRTVIYTTNAIESINMSLRKVTKSRASFPTDDAVMKLFYLALNNISKKWTMPIRDWAGALNRFSIQFEDRLLQD is encoded by the coding sequence ATGACCGAGCCCAAGCGCACTAAACGAGTCAAACCCGATCCTGAACTGGTAAAGCTGGCCGACAGCCTGTTGACCAACTACCGAAAACCCGAAGATCTGATCGGCGAAAATGGCCTGCTCAAGCAGCTCACCAAGATGCTCGTCGAACGAGCGCTGGAAGCTGAAATGACCGAGCACCTGGGGCATGACAAAAGCGCAGCCGTTACCAATGCCGAAGGAAATGCTCGCAACGGCCATAGCGGTAAGACGCTCAAGGGCGACTTTGGCGAGCTACCGCTGGAGATTCCCCGTGATCGCCAGGGAATGTTCGAGCCCCAGCTAGTTTCCAAGCACCAGACGCGTTGGACCGGCTTCGATGACAAGGTCATTTCGCTGTACGCCCGAGGGATGACTGTTCGGGAAATTCAGGGGCACCTGCAGGAGATGTACGGCACAGAGGTCTCTCCTAGCCTCATCTCGGCGATTACCGACGCCGTTAGCGAAGAGGTCAAAGTCTGGCAATCGCGTCCTCTGGACGAGCTCTATCCGATCCTCTACCTCGATTGCATTCACGTCAAAGTGCGCGACAGTGGCGCGGTCAGAACCAAGGCGGTTTACTTGGCCATTGGCGTCAATATGGACGGTCGAAAAGAAGTTCTAGGATTGTGGATCGCACAGACTGAAGGTGCCAAATTCTGGCTGCAAGTAGTCACAGAGCTTAAAACACGCGGGGTAAAAGACATCTTTATCGCCTGCGTGGATGGGCTCAAGGGCTTTCCTGAGGCGATCGAAGTGGTCTATCCGCAAGCCTCGGTTCAACTGTGCATCGTGCATATGGTGCGCAACAGCTTGAAGTTCGTATCGTGGAAGCATCAACGCGAAGCCGCTGCCGACCTCAAGCTTATTTACCGCTCGACGACGGTTGAAATGGCCGAGCAAAAGCTGACCGATTTCGAGGCCAAATGGGATGATCGATACCCTCTGATCAGCCAGTCATGGCGCAAAAACTGGGCGAGGGTCATACCTCTATTCGATTATCCACCTGAGATACGGACGGTGATCTATACCACCAACGCCATCGAGTCGATCAACATGAGCTTGCGCAAGGTCACCAAAAGCAGAGCCTCATTCCCGACTGATGACGCGGTTATGAAGCTCTTTTATCTGGCGCTGAATAACATCAGCAAGAAGTGGACAATGCCAATCAGGGACTGGGCGGGGGCCTTGAACCGGTTCAGTATCCAGTTCGAAGACCGGCTTTTGCAGGATTAA
- a CDS encoding DUF72 domain-containing protein: MMLPYYLGCPSWSENAWRNYLYPQDARPAEFLNLYSQVFNAVEGNTTFYASPSAATVQRWAETMPEHFRFTAKFPGDISHSGDLREQLTAAETFLHLLSPLGGRVSPLWLQLSKSFTPQRLSELAGFIDALDRPLAVEVRHDEFFAKGDAERMLNRLLLDRGVERICLDPRALFSCTSTDPSVLHAQSKKPRVPPRPAAFTQFPQVRFIGHPQLEANDPFLVPWVEKIAVWIEEGRTPYIFLHTADNLLAAKLAQRFHAQLMLRLPGLPPLPELYREPAAEQLDLL, from the coding sequence CTGATGCTGCCTTACTACCTCGGCTGCCCGTCCTGGAGTGAAAACGCCTGGCGTAATTACTTGTATCCGCAAGACGCCAGGCCCGCCGAGTTTCTCAATCTTTACTCCCAAGTGTTCAACGCCGTGGAAGGCAATACGACCTTCTACGCGAGCCCCTCTGCCGCCACCGTGCAGCGCTGGGCCGAAACCATGCCCGAACACTTCCGCTTCACCGCCAAGTTCCCTGGCGACATCAGTCACAGCGGCGACCTGCGCGAACAACTGACCGCCGCCGAAACCTTCCTGCATTTGCTCAGCCCTCTGGGTGGACGGGTTTCTCCCCTCTGGCTGCAATTATCGAAAAGCTTCACGCCTCAGCGCTTGTCCGAGCTGGCCGGTTTTATCGACGCGCTGGACCGGCCCTTGGCAGTCGAAGTGCGACACGACGAATTCTTCGCCAAGGGCGATGCCGAACGGATGCTCAATCGCCTATTGCTGGACCGCGGTGTCGAGCGCATCTGCCTCGATCCACGAGCGTTGTTCAGCTGCACCTCGACCGATCCTTCGGTGCTCCACGCCCAATCGAAAAAGCCCAGGGTGCCGCCTCGACCTGCTGCATTTACTCAATTCCCACAGGTGCGTTTCATCGGCCATCCGCAGTTGGAAGCCAACGATCCGTTCCTGGTGCCGTGGGTCGAGAAAATCGCCGTCTGGATCGAAGAGGGCCGCACGCCCTATATCTTCCTGCACACCGCCGATAACCTGCTGGCAGCGAAACTGGCACAACGTTTTCACGCACAACTGATGCTGCGTTTGCCTGGCTTGCCGCCGCTGCCTGAGCTATACAGAGAGCCCGCCGCCGAGCAACTTGACTTGCTCTGA
- a CDS encoding oxaloacetate decarboxylase: MDAQTLRALAFKALHERQGAFVIPNPWDAGSAKMLASLGFEALATTSAGYAFSRGRPDGGLTLDETLANVEAIVAATDLPVAVDLENGFADAPADCAQSILRAAKAGAVGGSIEDATGREDGPIYCFEHAVARIEAAVAAARSLPFPFVLTARAENFLHGNPDLDDTLRRLQAFAEAGADVLYAPGLRSAEEVLAVVRAVAPKPVNVLMSGGLKLTVEQLSEMGVKRISVGSALALAAYGEFLRAAEEIQQHGTFGFTSRSMPFQKANQLFKG; encoded by the coding sequence ATGGATGCGCAAACCCTTCGAGCCCTGGCGTTCAAAGCATTGCACGAACGCCAGGGCGCTTTTGTCATTCCCAACCCTTGGGACGCCGGCTCGGCGAAGATGCTCGCCAGCCTTGGCTTCGAGGCACTGGCGACCACCAGCGCCGGTTATGCCTTCTCCCGGGGCCGTCCCGATGGTGGGCTGACGCTCGACGAAACCCTGGCGAACGTTGAAGCAATCGTCGCGGCCACTGACCTGCCGGTCGCGGTGGACCTCGAAAACGGTTTTGCCGACGCCCCTGCCGACTGCGCTCAAAGTATTCTGCGTGCGGCAAAGGCCGGTGCCGTCGGCGGTTCGATCGAAGATGCCACCGGGCGTGAGGACGGTCCGATCTACTGCTTCGAGCATGCCGTGGCGCGTATCGAAGCGGCCGTCGCGGCGGCTCGCAGTTTGCCTTTTCCCTTCGTGCTGACGGCGCGTGCCGAGAACTTTCTGCACGGCAATCCTGACCTCGACGATACCCTTCGCCGCTTGCAGGCGTTCGCCGAGGCAGGGGCCGACGTGCTTTACGCCCCGGGCCTGCGCAGCGCTGAAGAGGTCTTGGCGGTGGTCCGTGCCGTGGCGCCGAAACCGGTCAATGTGTTGATGTCCGGCGGGCTCAAGCTGACGGTGGAGCAGTTGAGTGAAATGGGCGTCAAACGCATCAGCGTCGGTTCGGCCCTGGCCCTGGCGGCGTATGGCGAATTCTTGCGCGCCGCCGAGGAAATCCAGCAGCACGGAACTTTCGGCTTCACCTCCCGGTCGATGCCGTTCCAGAAGGCTAATCAATTGTTCAAAGGCTGA